A region of the Emcibacteraceae bacterium genome:
TTAAAACAAACTCTCGACTGGTACAAAAAGAACGAATATATATAATGCGCATTTTCTAATGGATTTTAACAGACATATTCTGTAAGTTAGCCACCCGAAACAAAGGTACAAAGATGACACTTGATACTACAGAAATTTTAGATCAGATTTGCGAGCTTATGGCCCCGTTTAATAAAAAAGGCGTTACCATATCAGCAGATACCACTTTTGCCTCTGATCTTGAACTGGATTCTCTTTCAGTTATGGATATGCTGGCAGCCATTGAAGATCATTTTGATGTAACTGTACCGCTAAATATACTTCCTGACCTTGAAACCGTTGGACAAGTCGCCGAAGCCATAAAAAGAATTCTTGACGAAGAAAATTAATTTTTTAGCGGAAAAATCATACCCCATGACCCACGATCTATTTGATAAATTCGATAACATCCTTGCTGAGTATAAAAAACTTGCAGAAGGTGGAGAGTTAAACCCTTTCACGGTCAGTATGGATGCTGTGATTTCTCCGACCGAAGCTATCATAAATGGCAAAAAAACAATTCTTGCCGGAACCAACAACTATATGGGTATGACCTACAATCAGGACTGTATTAAGGCAGCCGAGGAAGCCTTAAGGAGTTTTGGTACCGGCACAACGGGGTCACGTGTATTAAACGGCACTTATTACGGCCATAAAAAACTTGAGGAAACACTGAAAGATTTCTATGACGCTAAGCATGCCATTGTTTTTTCAACGGGTTATCAGGCAAATTTAGGTGTCATCTCAACTGTGGCCGGACCCAAAGATTATGTGGTCATTGATGCCGACAGTCATGCCAGTATTTATGATGGCTGCGCCATGGGAAATGCAACAGTCGTCCGCTTCGGCCATAATAACCCGGAAGATCTTGAAAAACGTCTGGCACGAATAAGACGGAAAGATCCGGATGCTGGCATTCTTGTCGTTATTGAAGGCGTTTACAGCATGCTTGGCGATCAGGCCCCAATTAAGGAACTGGCGACTGCGGCAAAAAAACATGATGCATTTGTGCTTGTAGATGAAGCCCATTCAATTGGTGTTTTTGGTAAAACGGGCCGGGGCGTTGCCCAGGAGCAAAATGTTGAACATCTGGTGGACTTTACTGTCGGCACTTTCAGCAAAAGCGTTGGCACAGTAGGTGGATATTGTGTTTCAAATCATCCCAAATTTGAGACATTAAGACTGGTCTGTCGCCCCTATGTCTTTACAGCATCACTTCCCCCGTCGGTTGTTGCTTCAGCCACAAAAGCACTGGAACTAATTAAAGACAGTAACTTGAGAGTAAAACTGCTCGAAAATTCAATGCGGCTTAATAAAGGTTTGGCGAGTGCCGGGTTTAATATGGGAACAACAGGTGAAAGCCCGATTGCCGCGATCATCATAGATGACAAACCAACAGCCATTGCCTACTGGCAGAATATGATGAAAGAAGGCGTTTATGTGAACCTTGCCGTCCCACCGGCAACACCAAACGGCCTTAATCTTATGCGGTGCAGCCTTTCAGCAGCACATTCATTTGAACAAATAGATTATATGCTGGAAAAGTTTATAGCCGTCGGAAAAAAGCTGAACGTATTAAGTTAATCAATACGGATAAAGGTCAAATCTTCCGCAGCGGAAATAAGCAGTTCCCCGCTTGACCCCGTTTCATAAAAACAGCCGTCAACGACAAATTTCTTATTAAAAACAAGCCTTGCATGTTCAATTTCAGCCATCACATGCCCGGGAAGCATTCTTTCGCCGTAACTGCCTTTAAGCATTCTTTTTCCTGTGCTCATTATGGCATCTTTGGTATTTTCCACACTTAAGAAATTCAGGCTATTAGCCTTGTGCCTATGCGGAAGCCTGGTTCCGAGGAAAATCCAGTCAAGACTACTGAGTAGTACCATAAAATAGCGCCCTACCACAGCCCCTCTCTGGTTTCTGTTTATGCGGATCATATCATTTATATCATCGGAACGTCTTGATCCGATATATGCTTTATAAAGAAGGGAAATGATCGTTGTATAATTCTGAATGACGTGCCGAATACCTGTTCTATGCAATGTTCTCTGGAAGAGAGATTTTCTGCTGATAATTTCCCCGGTGCAAAAATAAAGTCCATATAATTTGCCGACATGCATAACACCTTCCACCTTGATCAGGGGCGTTTTCACAATATGATCCAAAAGACGTCCGGTTTTATGCTTTCTGAGGATATTCTTTAGATCCTGATGAGCATGGTTAGATGTGGCACCAAAGCTTTGAGCAATAAATCTTTCATCATCACCGGAAAGTACGGAAATGGGAATTTTGGTTTCTCCAAACGGCTTCTTATCTATTAAATATTCAAAAGTTGCCGAAGATAATGCCTGTCCGCCAACGATGATGATTGCTTTCACCTTACATTGGTGGAATCTGGACAAAGCTTCACCAATGTCCGCAAAATTCTTCACCTCATAGTGAATGATCCCTGAACCTTCCTCTTTTATGATATTCCTGATTTTATCCATTTCACTTTTATTATGAAATGAGTCAGGGCTACTTAAAATAGCGATCAAATCCAACTTAATTATCCCGGTTTATTTCTGTACTTTTTATCAACATACGATATTTTTATTGACGCACTAATTCATGTTTCTGCCCTATATTGACCATAAAGTTTCGTCATAAGCAAAAAACATTTATTAATTCGACATTATTTTCTACAATACTGTTATAAAATATTAATATACTTAGCCATAAATGAGCTATAGAAAGAACACAAGGCAATAATCAGGCAAAGCCCCATTTATGTTTAACAAAATTGATTTTTATGTTCTGAAAAGTACGATTGTCCCATTAGTTGCTACTTTGGGAATTTCGGCACTGCTGCTTCTGCTTGAAAAAATGCTTTCCCTGTTCGACTTCGTCATTAACCAGGGCGGTCCCATTGATGTGGTCTGGCAGATGCTGGGTAATCTGATGCCACAATATCTGACCCTTGTTATCCCACTGGCAATGTTCCTCGGGGTCTTGCTTGCCATCCGGAAATTCGCTTTAAGCAGTGAACTTGATGCTTTACTCTCCTGCGGTATAAGTCTTCACAGATTACTGTTAATGCCTATTTTTCTGGCTGTTCTTCTTCTGCTTATTAACATTCTTGTTGTTGGTTTTGTCCAACCCTATACCAAATATGCCTATGAAGAGCTAATTTTTGATGTCCGAAGTGGCGCGTTAGGCGCTGCAATAAAATCAAATGAATTCACCAATCTTGGAAAAGGTTTGACACTGAGGATCGAAGAATCTCAAAACTCAGGTCGTGAGCTCCTTGATATTTTTGCACAGAAAGAAGAACCCGATGGGCATATATATTCTGTCAGTGCAAAAAAAGGCAGTTTTTATGCCTCACCAGATCAAAAATATATTATTTTACGGCTCTTTGACGGGACGCTCATCGATTTTGATACCAGCCAGAACAGGCCGCGCATTTTGAATTTTGATATGCATGATCTACCATTGGAAGTGCCAATGTTCGAACAGTTCAGAAACCGCGGTGATGATGCTGCGGAAATGACATTTAATGAACTTTGGCAACTTCGGGATAGTGGCAATACAGCGATCATCGCAACGCTTCATTCCCGGATTGCCCGGGCATTATCCATTTTAATTGTCCCTTTTCTTGCTGTGCCATTAGGGCTGGTTGCCAAAAGGTCCGGAAGGGCACTCGGCATTTCCGTGGGCGTCTTTATTCTCCTTCTTTATCATAAAGTCCTCGAATTCGGCCTTGATTTTGCTGCAGACGGCAGCTTTAGTCCATGGCTGACTATTTGGGTGCCCACAGCGGTCTTTATTGCTGTAACGGCAAGGCTTTATTACATTGGTGCCTATACAGTCGGTGGTGTGCCGCTGCGAACACTTGAACTGGTATCCGATATCATTCTTGAGTTTTTCACCAAACTATTTAAACGCGTGAGGACATCAAGCTAATGGTTGAGCGGGTGATGAGCTATGGCGGACATTTTGGTAAAATATTCAGCCCTGGAAGTATGGATGTTTATCTGGCAAAAATTTTTGCTGTCCGTTATGTCATAATTCTTGCCGGTCTTATTGCAACATTACAGATGCTTGACCTTCTGGCAAAGTCCGATGAAATTCTTGCTGGTGAAGGTGCTGTTTATACTGACTTATGGCGATATGTAACCCTGCGCAGTCCTCATCTGATTTCTTTATTTTCGCCCTTTGTTGCGTTGCTGTCATCAATCCTTACTCTATCAGTGCTAAATGTTAATAGTGAAATTGTTATTATGAAAGCCGCGGGCTGGTCCGCCTTTCGGATATTGGTACCGCTGATGGCCGTCTCACTACTGATCGGTGCAGTGAATTTTGTATTTTCAGAAACTGTTACTGTCCATGCGCGTGCTGAACTCAGAAACTGGGAAGCCAATAATTTTGCCGCCGATATTCCGCCGGCACCGGATTCCGTTTATGATACCTGGGTCACGGACGGCCAGAACCTTGTAAAGGCGGAAAGCGCCAATAGAAACGGTAGCATTTTGCTGCTCGATCAGGTGACGCAATATATCCGGGACGAAGACAAAAACATTACGAATATCATTAAAGCCGATTTTGCCGTTTACAGAAATGATAGCTGGAAACTTTACGGGGTTATCAATTTTAACCTGAAAACCCTGAAAATCGATGTACTGGAAAATATGGACTGGGTTACAACTATTCCACCGGAACGGTTTATTTCTCTTGCGATCGTCGCTGATCAGGTTAATCTGCCACGCCTGCGCCGGGCCATCAGCCAGCTTCAATCCGAAGGCCATGATACGGCAAATCTGAGAACCATGCTTTATCAGAAATTTGTATCCCCTTTAAGCACATTATTAATGCCACTCCTTGCCGGGCTTGCCGCTTTTGGCCTACATCGCGGCGGTAATCTACTTGGGCGGATATTAATTACCCTTTCCATGGGATTTGGGTTTTTTGTGGTCAATAATCTGTTTATCGCTCTGGGACAATATGGAGCGGTTCCGCCAATTATTGCCGCATGGCTCCCCTTCCTGTTATTCGGACTTGCCGGGGTAAGCTTTATCCTGTTAACAGAAGAATAATCAAAAAAAGGACTGTTAATGACATTCGCTAATATTGAAATAAAAGAAGCGACAACAAAAGAAGACCGCAAAGTTTTTGTAAAACTGCTTTGGGACATATATGCAGATGAACCAAACTGGGTTCCGCCACTCATTATGGAACGGCTTGATGCTATTGATGAAAAAAAGAACCCGTTTTTTGAGCATGCGACAGTAAAGTTCTGGATCGCCTACAAAGACGGTAAACCGGTCGGCCGTATCAGTGCACAGATAGATGAACTGGTCGAAAAATATCATGGCATTAAAACCGGTCATTACGGTTATTTTGATTGCATTGATGATCAGGACGTTGCCAATGCTTTATTTAACACCGCCTGTAACTGGCTGAAAAAGAATAACATGATCGAAGTAATTGGCCCCTTCAATCTTTCCATCAATGAGGAAACTGGCATGCTAGTCGATGGATTTGATACCCCGCCCAGGCTTCTAATGGGCCATGCCCGCCCCTATTTCGAAAAACTGGTCAATGGTGCCGGTTTTAATAAAGTGAAGGACACTTGGGCATATACACTGGATATCAGCAAACCGATTTTGCCGCCTGTTATTCAAAAACTTGTTGATCGTGCTGTAGAAAAAGGACAAGTAAAATTTCGTCCCATAAATATGGATAAATATGAAGAAGAGCTGAAAATTATCCTTGATATTTTTAATGATGCCTGGATTGATAACTGGAAATATATCCCTTTTACCGAAGCGGAACTTGATCATGCAGTTAAGGAATTAAAAATGATCATCCGCGAGGATTTTACCTACATTGCTGAAATTGACGGTGTCCCACAGGCAATGATGGTTACTCTGCCCAATATCAATGAAATTATCCGTGATCTTGACGGCAAACTGTTTCCATTTGGTATTTTTAAACTGCTATGGCGGTTAAAAATAAGCCCCAGTTTTAAAACCGTTCGCGTGCCACTCATGGGTGTTCGAAAAGAATATCAAAACAGTCGTTTAAGCGGTATAATGTCGTTCGGACTGTTTGAAGCATGCCGACAGACAGCAACCGCTGTCGGATGTGAAGAAGCAGAACTTTCATGGGTACTTGAAGAGAATACGAGGCTCTCAAAATTGCTTGAGACAATTGGTTGCGTGAAATATAAAACATACAGATTATATCAAAAAGATTTATAAATGTCAGATACAGAAGAACCCGTTAGAAAAGTAGGATTTTTTCACCGTGTCAGAAATTATTTTCTGACCGGACTTGTGGTCGCGTCCCCGATTGGAATCACCGTCTATATTGGCTGGTGGTTCATATCCCTAGTCGATAGCCACATTAAGCCGCTGATCCCAGCAGCCTATAACCCTGAAACATATCTTAAGCCTATTTCAATACCGGGATTAGGGTTGATATTTTTATTTTTATTTCTGGTTATTCTGGGGGCCTTGACCGCCAATTTGTTCGGCCGCGCCCTAATCCGCTTTGGTGAAAGACTGGTTGACAGAATGCCTGTCGTTAGAAGCGTTTACAGCACCTTAAAACAGATATTTGAAACCGTTATTGCCCAGGATAGCAAGAGCTTCAGTGATGTAGTTCTGGTTGAATATCCACGCACAGGTCTATGGGCGATTGCTTTTGTATCCGGTGAAAATAAAAGCGAAATTCAGGGTAAAATTGAAGATGAAGTGGTCAATGTATTTCTGCCAACAACTCCAAACCCAACTTCAGGATTTTTACTGTTTGTGCCGAAGAAAGACCTGATTTATCTGGATATGACCCCTGATCAGGGTGCAAAATATGTTATTTCAGCAGGGCTTGTGAATCCACAGGATCTGCCCAAAAAAAATGTCAAAAAATAATGATGAGCTCGTCTGCGATTTTGTCGGTGGTGCGGTTGGTCATCGACTGAAATATGGCGGTGGACGGCAGCAGGCGTTACCAAAAGCCATTGGATTTAAAAGCGGTCATATACCATCAGTCGTTGATGCGACTGCGGGTCTTGGTCGTGATGCTTTCTTACTTGCGTCGTTGGGGGCTCAGGTTACCCTGATTGAACGAAATGATCATATTCATAGTTTGCTGCAAGAAGGGCTCAAGCGGGCAAAAAATGAAAATGAGCAATATGCAGAAATTATTGGGCGTATGACCCTTCTTCATGGAGACGCCAAAGACCTGCTCCCCACCTTAAACCCGGAAGTAATACTGATTGATCCCATGCATCCGCCCAGACAAAAATCAGCGCTTGTGAAAAAAGAAATGCGCCTGATCCGGAACATTGTTGGCACTGACCCAGATGCCCGAGAGCTGCTTGAAATTGCCCTCGCCTGCGCCAGATCACGGGTTGTATTAAAATGGCCAATGCGGGCGGAATCATTGGATGGCATAAGAAAGCCGTCACACCAGATTGTCGGGAAATCAACCCGATATGATGTTTTTATCCGGACTTAAGATATTTAACCCCCTCATCCCTTTCAAACAGATAAAGTAAAATACGAAGGTTTTTTCCGCGTTTTCCTGAAAGCTCAGGATCAAGTTCCAGAACCAGCCTTGCATCATCCCTTGCCATCGGGATCAGTTTATGATGGTCTTCAAGGCTGGCAACTTTAAATTTGGGCAGCCCGCTCTGCCGGGTGCCTAGGACTTCACCAGCCCCTCTCAATTTTAAATCCTCTTCCGCGATAATAAAACCATCTTCGGTTTGTCGCATGATATTCAACCGTGATTTCGCTGTCGCGCCAAGTGCACCATAAAGAAGAAGACAGGTTGATTTACCTCCTCCCCGGCCAACACGGCCACGAAGTTGATGAAGCTGCGACAAACCAAATCGCTCAGCATGTTCAATAATCATGACGGTTGCCTCCGGCACATCAACACCAACTTCTATAACCGTTGTTGCGACAAGAATATCAATATCTCCGGCTATGAAGCGGTTCATCACGTCATCTTTTTCCTTCACTTTCATTTTACCGTGGATAAGGCCAACCCTGTGCCCAAATAACTGTTCCAGATGGCGATATCTTTCCTCTGCCGCGGCCAAATCAAGGACCTCGGATTCCTCTACAAGCGGGCATACCCAGTAAATTCTGGCGCCATTTTCTATGGTTCTTCTGGTGGCGGTGATCACTTCCTCAATCCGGTTTAATGCCATCACCCGTGTATCAATTGGCGTACGACCCGGCGGTTTTTCATAAAGCCTTGATACATCCATGTCGCCATAAACCGTCAGGGTAAGGGTTCTTGGGATCGGGGTTGCCGTCATCGCCAGGATATCCATACCGATCCCTTTAGGGCCTTTGGCGGAAAGCGCCATTCTTTGTTCCACCCCGAAACGATGCTGTTCATCGATGACGGCCATGGCCAGATCATGATAAATGACATCTTTCTGAATAAGGGCATGTGTCCCGACAAGAATATTAATTTCCCCCGACGCCAGATCATCCAGCAATTTCTGTCTTGCTTTACCTTTATCCCTTCCCGTCAGAATGGTTATATTGACCCCAAGCCCTTTCACCATTTCCGAAAGACTTGCATAATGCTGCCTTGCCAAAATTTCGGTCGGAGCAATAATCGCGGCCTGCGTCTTATTTTCTACAGCAATCAACATTGAATAAAGGGCGACGACCGTTTTTCCGCTTCCCACATCACCTTGAAGTAGCCGCATCATGGATGATGGACCAGTCATATCCTCCCCTATTTCAGCAATGGCATTATTCTGAGCGCCCGTTAATTGATAAGGAAGGTTTGCAAGAAATTTATCCGTAAGCTTATGTGTGCCTTTCATGGCACGACCTTTTTTCTTCTTCGTCTGCTTTCGCATAATTTCAAGAGCCAATTGATTTGCCAGCAGTTCATCATAAGCCAGCCGTAGGCGTGCCGGACTGTTGGCGTTGGTATCTTCCTTTTTCTCTGGATGATGCGCCTTAATAATAGACCTATTCCAGTCCAGCCAACTCTCTCTTTTGATTAGAGCAGGATCAAGCCATTCTGGTAAATCAGGTACTTTTTTTGTCGCTTCATTTATAATTCGGGCCATTACCTTGCCACTAACCCCGGCAGTAAGGGGATACACCGGCTCTACAGCCGGTATCTCATTTCTTTTTTCGGGTGGTAGAATATAGTCAGGATGGCTCATCTGCAGCTGACCGCTATAGACTTCAACTTTGCCACTGATAAGACGTTTCTGACCTTCTGGCAATTGCGTCAGAATATAATCCTTACGTGGATGAAAAAAGACCAGACAAATTGTTCCCGTATCATCATGGCACCAGACTCGGTATGGTTTTTTGCTATTTGCCGGTGCAGGATCATGTCTTCCGACAGTGACTTCCAAGGTCACGATCTGATCAAATGTAATATCTTTCAAGTCCGGCCCTGCGCGACGGTCAATAATGTCTACCGGCATATGCCACAATAAATCCAATATACGGCTTCCGGCCACTTTCTCAATTCCGGCAGCAATGCGCTTACCCACACCGGGCAAAGTTTCCGTTTCAGCAAATAATGGAAAGAGTATTTCTGGTCGCATCGGTTCCGCAATATTAAAGGTTTTATTTTAATTGTAATTTTTATATACACTTAACATAACTTACCAACTGCCGAATGAGAAGTTAAGTGACACAATTTAATACGCCAGGTTTTATTGAAGGCCAAATTGATAAGAACGAAGACATCAATATCCGCAGAAAACGGCTGAAATTCAGAAGCTGGCATCGTGGAATTAAGGAAGCAGATATTCTGCTTGGCTCATTTGCTGATCAGTTTCTTGATCAAATGACACTGGAGCAACTTGATCTTTATGAAAATCTACTGCGGGAAGCTGATTCTGATCTTGTTGCCTGGATTACAAATGACAGCCCTTCACCTGAACAATATGACCATGACGTCATGAAAATGCTTAAATCCATTGACTATATTAAGATAATCAAGTGATCAGTTTTATCCGTGCCGAACATCCCCTGATATTAAGCAACGTGCCGGAAGGCATGGATGCACAGCTTCTTGCCGAAGCGGCAAATGAGATCGGGGAAAATCAGTCAATTTTACATATTGCCCGCGATGATATGCGTATGGAAAATATGGCCGAGCTTATCGCCTTTTTTAACCCACAGGCAGAAATTATCACTTTTCCGGCTTGGGACTGTCTGCCCTATGACCGGGTTTCGCCAAACCCGGATATTCTTGCACGCAGAATGACAAGTCTGATTAAAATTCTTAATCAGACAAAAAAACAGATCATTATCACGACTATTAATGCCATCACTCAGCGTATCCCGACCAGAAAAACATTAAAGGACACAAGTTTTAAAGCCTCAGTCGGAGAGAGGTTGAATACTGATGTCCTTAATAACTACCTTACCCATAACGGATATTCACGGGCCAGCACTGTTGTAGATCATGGCGATTATGCCATTCGCGGCAATATCATTGATATTTTCCCTTCCGCATCGGAAAACCCCTTAAGAATTGATCTTTGGGGCGATGAAATTGACACGATTAAAATATTTGATCCCATCAGCCAAAGGACAGAAGAAAAAACAGACAAAATTGAACTGGTGCCCATGGGTGAAATTTTTCTTGATGAAAAATCAATTGGCCTGTTCCGGCGGTCCTATGTCAGCAATTTTGGCCCTGCCCGAGGCAATGATCCGCTTTATGAGGCCATAATGGAAGGACGCCGTCATGCCGGGATGGAACATTGGCTTCCCTTTTTTCATGAAAATCTGGAAACGCTGTTCGATTATTTACCGGATGCAGTGGTGACTATGGATAATTTAACCACTGAAGCCCTTGAAAACAGATTTAGTGCTATTTCGGATTATTATCTTGCCCGAAAATCGGCGCTTGAAGATACTCCCAAAAACAATAGTACGGTTGCCCCTTATAAACCGGTTCCTCCGGAAAGCTTATTTTTAACAGCAGCAGAATGGCAGGATTTAGCTGAAAAATTTCATATACATCAGCTTAATCCTTTCAATGTTCCCTCTTCTGATAATGTCCGCGCTTTTAAAGGTGTGGCGGGGCGGAGTTTTGCTCCGGAGCGGAATGATAAAAACACCAATATATATGATGCCTTAAGAAAACATATCGTAAGCCTTCAGGAAAAGGGCAAAAAAACCTATCTTGCCAGTTACAGTATTGGCGCTCAGGATAGATTAAGTGCCGTTCTTAAGGATCATGGCATGGCTAACCATAAGCAGCTGGACAGCTGGAAAAGCGCCAGTCGTCTGCCGAAAGAAGTGATCGGGCTTATAATCCTTCCTCTGGAAGCGGGCTTTGAGACAGATAAGTTTGCCATCATATCTGAACAGGATATTTTGGGGGATCGCCTGATCCGAAAAGTCAGGCGCAGCCGAAAAGCGGAAAATTTTATTTCAGAAGCATCAGCGCTAACCCCCGGTGATCTGGTCATTCATCTGGATCATGGAATTGGTCGTTATGTCGGCCTTAAAACAATTGAGGTTGATGGCGCTGCCCATGACTGTGTCCTGCTTAATTATCAGGACGGCGATAAACTCTATGTGCCGGTTGAAAATATCGAAGTCCTTAGCCGTTATGGCAATGAAGACAGTGATGCCAAACTTGATAAACTGGGCGGTGTCGCCTGGCAGAGCCGAAAAGCAAGGCTGAAAAAACGCATCCGTGAGATGGCCGATGAACTGATCAAGGTTGCGGCCGAACGTGCGCTTCGCAAAGGCGAAGTTATAAAGCCCGCAGATGGGCTTTATAATGAATTTTGTGCCCGCTTCCCCTATACGGAAACTGACGATCAATTGAGGGCTATAGGTGATGTGATTGATGATTTGTCAAGCGGACGTCCGATGGACCGCCTGATTTGCGGTGATGTGGGCTTTGGCAAAACTGAAGTTGCCTTAAGAAGCGCATTTCTGTCTGTAATGGAAGGGTATCAGGTTGCCATCATTGCACCGACCACCCTGCTCGCGAGGCAGCATTACAAAACATTCTGTGAACGATTTAAAGGGCTTAATATAAAAATCGGACATTTGTCGCGCCTCGTCAGCTCAAAAGACCAGAAACTGACTAAGGAAGAAGTGGCAAAAGGCGACTGCGAGATATTGGTCGGTACCCACGCTGTATTAAGTGAAACTGTAAAGTTTAATAATCTTGGCCTGTTGATCATTGATGAAGAGCAACATTTTGGTGTTGTTCATAAAGAAAAGCTGAAAAAATTAAAAAGCAATGTACATGTGCTGACTTTAACGGCTACACCTATCCCAAGAACACTACAACTGGCCATGAGTGGCATACAGGGCTTAAGCCTTATTGCCACACCACCGGTGGACAGGCTTGCCGTCCGTACCTTTGTTCTGCCGATGGATGATCTGGTGATCAGGGAAGCCCTGCTTAGGGAACATTACCGGGGTGGACAAAGTTTTTATGTATGCCCGCGCATTTCCGACCTTAAGGAAGTTGGAGAATTTCTGAAAGAAACCGTGCCTGAAATTAAATTTGTCACAGCACATGGCCAAATGGCCCCCGGGCAAATCGAAGACATTATGAATGCATTTTATGATGGCGCTTATGATGTCCTGCTTTCGACCACTATCGTGGAAAGTGGTCTTGATATTCCGACAGCAAACACAATGATTATTCACCGGGCAGACAATTACGGACTGGCACAGCTTTATCAATTAAGAGGACGGGTTGGCCGATCAAAGGTTCGTGCCTATGCCT
Encoded here:
- a CDS encoding phosphopantetheine-binding protein translates to MTLDTTEILDQICELMAPFNKKGVTISADTTFASDLELDSLSVMDMLAAIEDHFDVTVPLNILPDLETVGQVAEAIKRILDEEN
- a CDS encoding DUF502 domain-containing protein → MSDTEEPVRKVGFFHRVRNYFLTGLVVASPIGITVYIGWWFISLVDSHIKPLIPAAYNPETYLKPISIPGLGLIFLFLFLVILGALTANLFGRALIRFGERLVDRMPVVRSVYSTLKQIFETVIAQDSKSFSDVVLVEYPRTGLWAIAFVSGENKSEIQGKIEDEVVNVFLPTTPNPTSGFLLFVPKKDLIYLDMTPDQGAKYVISAGLVNPQDLPKKNVKK
- the recG gene encoding ATP-dependent DNA helicase RecG, which encodes MRPEILFPLFAETETLPGVGKRIAAGIEKVAGSRILDLLWHMPVDIIDRRAGPDLKDITFDQIVTLEVTVGRHDPAPANSKKPYRVWCHDDTGTICLVFFHPRKDYILTQLPEGQKRLISGKVEVYSGQLQMSHPDYILPPEKRNEIPAVEPVYPLTAGVSGKVMARIINEATKKVPDLPEWLDPALIKRESWLDWNRSIIKAHHPEKKEDTNANSPARLRLAYDELLANQLALEIMRKQTKKKKGRAMKGTHKLTDKFLANLPYQLTGAQNNAIAEIGEDMTGPSSMMRLLQGDVGSGKTVVALYSMLIAVENKTQAAIIAPTEILARQHYASLSEMVKGLGVNITILTGRDKGKARQKLLDDLASGEINILVGTHALIQKDVIYHDLAMAVIDEQHRFGVEQRMALSAKGPKGIGMDILAMTATPIPRTLTLTVYGDMDVSRLYEKPPGRTPIDTRVMALNRIEEVITATRRTIENGARIYWVCPLVEESEVLDLAAAEERYRHLEQLFGHRVGLIHGKMKVKEKDDVMNRFIAGDIDILVATTVIEVGVDVPEATVMIIEHAERFGLSQLHQLRGRVGRGGGKSTCLLLYGALGATAKSRLNIMRQTEDGFIIAEEDLKLRGAGEVLGTRQSGLPKFKVASLEDHHKLIPMARDDARLVLELDPELSGKRGKNLRILLYLFERDEGVKYLKSG
- the lptF gene encoding LPS export ABC transporter permease LptF, which encodes MFNKIDFYVLKSTIVPLVATLGISALLLLLEKMLSLFDFVINQGGPIDVVWQMLGNLMPQYLTLVIPLAMFLGVLLAIRKFALSSELDALLSCGISLHRLLLMPIFLAVLLLLINILVVGFVQPYTKYAYEELIFDVRSGALGAAIKSNEFTNLGKGLTLRIEESQNSGRELLDIFAQKEEPDGHIYSVSAKKGSFYASPDQKYIILRLFDGTLIDFDTSQNRPRILNFDMHDLPLEVPMFEQFRNRGDDAAEMTFNELWQLRDSGNTAIIATLHSRIARALSILIVPFLAVPLGLVAKRSGRALGISVGVFILLLYHKVLEFGLDFAADGSFSPWLTIWVPTAVFIAVTARLYYIGAYTVGGVPLRTLELVSDIILEFFTKLFKRVRTSS
- the lptG gene encoding LPS export ABC transporter permease LptG; this encodes MVERVMSYGGHFGKIFSPGSMDVYLAKIFAVRYVIILAGLIATLQMLDLLAKSDEILAGEGAVYTDLWRYVTLRSPHLISLFSPFVALLSSILTLSVLNVNSEIVIMKAAGWSAFRILVPLMAVSLLIGAVNFVFSETVTVHARAELRNWEANNFAADIPPAPDSVYDTWVTDGQNLVKAESANRNGSILLLDQVTQYIRDEDKNITNIIKADFAVYRNDSWKLYGVINFNLKTLKIDVLENMDWVTTIPPERFISLAIVADQVNLPRLRRAISQLQSEGHDTANLRTMLYQKFVSPLSTLLMPLLAGLAAFGLHRGGNLLGRILITLSMGFGFFVVNNLFIALGQYGAVPPIIAAWLPFLLFGLAGVSFILLTEE
- a CDS encoding succinate dehydrogenase assembly factor 2 produces the protein MTQFNTPGFIEGQIDKNEDINIRRKRLKFRSWHRGIKEADILLGSFADQFLDQMTLEQLDLYENLLREADSDLVAWITNDSPSPEQYDHDVMKMLKSIDYIKIIK
- a CDS encoding class I SAM-dependent methyltransferase; translated protein: MSKNNDELVCDFVGGAVGHRLKYGGGRQQALPKAIGFKSGHIPSVVDATAGLGRDAFLLASLGAQVTLIERNDHIHSLLQEGLKRAKNENEQYAEIIGRMTLLHGDAKDLLPTLNPEVILIDPMHPPRQKSALVKKEMRLIRNIVGTDPDARELLEIALACARSRVVLKWPMRAESLDGIRKPSHQIVGKSTRYDVFIRT
- a CDS encoding aminotransferase class I/II-fold pyridoxal phosphate-dependent enzyme yields the protein MTHDLFDKFDNILAEYKKLAEGGELNPFTVSMDAVISPTEAIINGKKTILAGTNNYMGMTYNQDCIKAAEEALRSFGTGTTGSRVLNGTYYGHKKLEETLKDFYDAKHAIVFSTGYQANLGVISTVAGPKDYVVIDADSHASIYDGCAMGNATVVRFGHNNPEDLEKRLARIRRKDPDAGILVVIEGVYSMLGDQAPIKELATAAKKHDAFVLVDEAHSIGVFGKTGRGVAQEQNVEHLVDFTVGTFSKSVGTVGGYCVSNHPKFETLRLVCRPYVFTASLPPSVVASATKALELIKDSNLRVKLLENSMRLNKGLASAGFNMGTTGESPIAAIIIDDKPTAIAYWQNMMKEGVYVNLAVPPATPNGLNLMRCSLSAAHSFEQIDYMLEKFIAVGKKLNVLS